A part of Vespula pensylvanica isolate Volc-1 chromosome 20, ASM1446617v1, whole genome shotgun sequence genomic DNA contains:
- the LOC122636134 gene encoding RNA-binding protein 26 isoform X2, whose protein sequence is MIIENPDQFKAWLTAVLEPLCDADPAALAKYVYALVKKDKTLEELRGCMVEQLDVFLQQETKNFVELLFKTLETQEYILPPTKGDPDGGRTPPGVNPPPPVVTSEKTADATISLAPVITNPVAPLQVNGSTPTAICKRETRKSDSDKGDKEKEKRSRSRSGRMRSRTRSRSRSWERDRRRSRSREHIRRDRERDRSRPWRNESPPITARRHDRRRTRSRSTSPIRPRLRDGPDSRDHRARFRNRSPTPLRSRSRSRSIDRKKIERSERLDVDRSERVEGSPGGGTPTQDSNHGDVDMRLSTTSQSIQSVVAVASNMPSNQIGPFQAKRRCRDFDEKGYCMRGDLCPYDHGTDPVVLEDVALSRVLTFGPHSHQAPGTVPVTAVPDPPPGPNGNAPPPHLPLASLPPPHLRNQHHSNMEYNPDAPSMEPRMPWGRHPQTGSGLYGRGQRELISVPVIPHTNSTEITHSQANPLKRKQAFDFNRLGPKQRAVHNPANCSLELKKVPRSLNNITQLNNHFSKFGKIVNIQVNFGGDPEAALVTFQLPTEAKAAYRSTEAVLNNRFIKVFWHNINNNSVSGAIENVPPGCRPSVKERLGAALNLPAKSEENEYVPTRRSSDEQNTQNVIPTSPKAAAVPTREEKVLAIKKTQEILAAKETLKKKQEEKRKEAIKLTADLRKRKQELLDKHLVEIRVLIDKAEKNPEQKDAIMATIKTMQQSIDNLRKDLAANGQICGNKSQIKSKEQTQKEILDAELDLMTAQQEGQDAGELQKRLNELRAQAAALGLHASPGVGRGARSSRIIRGTHAVSYRGRGRGSYAHVSVDHRPTSLLVSGYETEEKSDVLAHFQQFGEIVNQIIDDTTPSIVINYKSRKEAEVAMLKGRTFQDRLLSITWVSGHHLHRGGSGNNLNSSVQLSVHSEQAPPTTEEEIDLEGTAEALLLEENEEEEEEDGEPRSWRR, encoded by the exons atgataatagagAATCCAGATCAATTCAAAGCGTGGCTTACTGCCGTTTTGGAGCCGCT CTGTGATGCAGATCCTGCTGCATTAgctaaatatgtatatgccttggttaagaaagataaaacctTAGAGGAGTTAAGAGGTTGTATGGTAGAACAGCTTGATGTATTTTTGCAACAAg aaACTAAAAATTTTGTGGAGctattatttaaaactttgGAGACTCAAGAATATATACTTCCACCAACTAAGGGAGATCCAGATGGTGGTAGAACTCCACCAGGTGTAAATCCACCGCCTCCAGTGGTAACATCAGAAAAAACTGCAGATGCAACAATTTCTTTAGCTCCTGTAATTACTAATCCTGTTGCACCACTTCAAGTAAATGGTTCGACGCCTACAGCTATTTGCAAGCGTGAAACAAGAAAATCTGATTCTGATAAGGGTgataaggagaaagaaaaacgttctcGTAGTCG GAGTGGTCGTATGAGATCAAGGACAAGATCACGATCGCGTTCttgggaaagagatagacgcAGATCAAGAAGCAGAGAACACATTCGTCGCGACAGAGAACGTGATAGGAGTCGTCCATGGCGGAATGAATCTCCACCTATCACAGCTAGACGACACGACAGAAG ACGCACTAGAAGTCGTAGTACATCTCCAATACGACCAAGGTTACGAGATGGCCCCGATAGTCGCGATCATAGAGCACGTTTCAGAAATAGATCTCCAACCCCGTTGAGGTCCAGATCACGATCAAGATCCatagatcgtaaaaaaatagaacgttCAGAGAGGTTGGATGTAGATAGATCAGAACGGGTAGAAGGAAGTCCGGGTGGTGGTACTCCAACACAAGATAGTAATCACGGAGACGTAGACATGAGGTTATCTACTACAAGTCAATCGATCCAAagtgttgttgctgttgcatCTAATATGCCAAGCAACCAAATTGGTCCTTTTCAAGCAAAGAGAAGATGTAGAGATTTTGATG agaaagGATATTGTATGAGAGGAGATCTTTGTCCTTATGATCATGGTACTGATCCTGTTGTATTGGAGGACGTTGCTCTAAGTCGTGTTTTGACTTTTGGACCACATAGTCATCAAGCTCCAGGTACAGTACCGGTAACAGCAGTACCTGATCCACCTCCAGGTCCCAATGGCAATGCACCGCCACCACACCTTCCGCTCGCAAGTCTGCCACCACCGCACTTACGAAATCAACATCATTCTAATATGG AATACAATCCAGATGCCCCTAGTATGGAACCAAGAATGCCATGGGGTAGACATCCACAAACTGGATCTGGACTTTATGGAAGAGGTCAAAGGGAATTGATTAGTGTACCAGTAATTCCTCACACAAATTCGACAGAAATAACACATAGTCAAGCAAATCCATTGAAACGGAAACAAGCATTTGATTTTAATCGTCTTGGACCAAAACAAAGAGCAGTGCACAATCCAGCTAACTGTTCTTTAGAATTAAAGAAAGTTCCACGAAGTTTAAACAATATAACACAATTGAATAATCACTTTTCCAAATTtggaaaaattgtaaatattcaaGTTAATTTTGGAGGTGATCCAGAAGCAGCTTTGGTTACTTTTCAGTTACCTACAGAAGCTAAGGCTGCATACAGAAGCACTGAAGCTGTGTTgaataatagatttataaaaGTGTTTTGgcataacataaataataattcagttAGTGGAGCTATAGAAAATGTACCACCAG GTTGCCGTCCTTccgtaaaagaaagattagGTGCTGCTCTAAATTTGCCAGCAAAATCGGAGGAAAATGAGTATGTGCCCACGCGTCGCTCGTCGGATGAACAAAATACACAGAATGTGATTCCAACATCACCAAAAGCGGCAGCAGTTCCTACACGAGAAGAAAAGGTTTTAGCAATAAAAAAGACGCAGGAGATACTGGCAGCTaaagaaacattaaagaaaaagcaggAAGAAAAACGTAAAGAAGCTATAAAATTAACTGCTGatttaaggaaaagaaagcaagaactTTTAGACAAACATCTTGTAGAAATTAGAGTTCTAATAGATAAAGCGGAGAAGAATCCAGAACAGAAGGATGCAATTATGGCAACAATTAAAACTATGCAACAATCCATTGACAATTTACGTAAAGATTTAGCTGCAAATGGACAAATTTGTGGAAATAAATCGCAGATAAAATCCAAAGAACAAACTCAAAAGGAGATTTTAGATGCTGAGCTAGATTTAATGACTGCTCAGCAGGAAGGTCAAGATGCAGGGGAATTGCAAAAGAGATTAAATGAATTACGAGCTCAAGCTGCTGCATTAGGTTTACATGCGAGTCCAGGTGTAGGTAGAGGTGCGAGATCTAGTAGAATTATACGAGGAACTCATGCAGTTTCGTATAGGGGTCGTGGAAGAGGAAGTTACGCTCACGTTTCAGTAGATCACAGACCGACGAGTCTTCTAGTCTCAGGTTACGAAACGGAGGAAAAATCAGATGTTCTAGCACATTTTCAA CAATTTGGAGAAATAGTGAACCAAATTATAGACGATACAACACCATCTATTGTAATCAATTATAAATCCAGAAAAGAAGCCGAAGTTGCAATGTTAAAAGGCCGTACCTTTCAAGATAGATTATTATCTATAACCTGGGTGTCCGGACATCACTTACATCGCGGTGGAAGtggaaataatttgaattcaTCCGTACAACTTTCTGTACATTCTGAACAAGCACCGCCAACAACtgaagaagaaatcgatttaGAA GGAACAGCAGAAGCATTACTtcttgaagaaaatgaagaggaagaggaggaagatgGGGAACCACGCAGTTGGCGACGATAG
- the LOC122636134 gene encoding RNA-binding protein 26 isoform X1, giving the protein MIIENPDQFKAWLTAVLEPLCDADPAALAKYVYALVKKDKTLEELRGCMVEQLDVFLQQETKNFVELLFKTLETQEYILPPTKGDPDGGRTPPGVNPPPPVVTSEKTADATISLAPVITNPVAPLQVNGSTPTAICKRETRKSDSDKGDKEKEKRSRSRSGRMRSRTRSRSRSWERDRRRSRSREHIRRDRERDRSRPWRNESPPITARRHDRRRTRSRSTSPIRPRLRDGPDSRDHRARFRNRSPTPLRSRSRSRSIDRKKIERSERLDVDRSERVEGSPGGGTPTQDSNHGDVDMRLSTTSQSIQSVVAVASNMPSNQIGPFQAKRRCRDFDEKGYCMRGDLCPYDHGTDPVVLEDVALSRVLTFGPHSHQAPGTVPVTAVPDPPPGPNGNAPPPHLPLASLPPPHLRNQHHSNMDAFAEYNPDAPSMEPRMPWGRHPQTGSGLYGRGQRELISVPVIPHTNSTEITHSQANPLKRKQAFDFNRLGPKQRAVHNPANCSLELKKVPRSLNNITQLNNHFSKFGKIVNIQVNFGGDPEAALVTFQLPTEAKAAYRSTEAVLNNRFIKVFWHNINNNSVSGAIENVPPGCRPSVKERLGAALNLPAKSEENEYVPTRRSSDEQNTQNVIPTSPKAAAVPTREEKVLAIKKTQEILAAKETLKKKQEEKRKEAIKLTADLRKRKQELLDKHLVEIRVLIDKAEKNPEQKDAIMATIKTMQQSIDNLRKDLAANGQICGNKSQIKSKEQTQKEILDAELDLMTAQQEGQDAGELQKRLNELRAQAAALGLHASPGVGRGARSSRIIRGTHAVSYRGRGRGSYAHVSVDHRPTSLLVSGYETEEKSDVLAHFQQFGEIVNQIIDDTTPSIVINYKSRKEAEVAMLKGRTFQDRLLSITWVSGHHLHRGGSGNNLNSSVQLSVHSEQAPPTTEEEIDLEGTAEALLLEENEEEEEEDGEPRSWRR; this is encoded by the exons atgataatagagAATCCAGATCAATTCAAAGCGTGGCTTACTGCCGTTTTGGAGCCGCT CTGTGATGCAGATCCTGCTGCATTAgctaaatatgtatatgccttggttaagaaagataaaacctTAGAGGAGTTAAGAGGTTGTATGGTAGAACAGCTTGATGTATTTTTGCAACAAg aaACTAAAAATTTTGTGGAGctattatttaaaactttgGAGACTCAAGAATATATACTTCCACCAACTAAGGGAGATCCAGATGGTGGTAGAACTCCACCAGGTGTAAATCCACCGCCTCCAGTGGTAACATCAGAAAAAACTGCAGATGCAACAATTTCTTTAGCTCCTGTAATTACTAATCCTGTTGCACCACTTCAAGTAAATGGTTCGACGCCTACAGCTATTTGCAAGCGTGAAACAAGAAAATCTGATTCTGATAAGGGTgataaggagaaagaaaaacgttctcGTAGTCG GAGTGGTCGTATGAGATCAAGGACAAGATCACGATCGCGTTCttgggaaagagatagacgcAGATCAAGAAGCAGAGAACACATTCGTCGCGACAGAGAACGTGATAGGAGTCGTCCATGGCGGAATGAATCTCCACCTATCACAGCTAGACGACACGACAGAAG ACGCACTAGAAGTCGTAGTACATCTCCAATACGACCAAGGTTACGAGATGGCCCCGATAGTCGCGATCATAGAGCACGTTTCAGAAATAGATCTCCAACCCCGTTGAGGTCCAGATCACGATCAAGATCCatagatcgtaaaaaaatagaacgttCAGAGAGGTTGGATGTAGATAGATCAGAACGGGTAGAAGGAAGTCCGGGTGGTGGTACTCCAACACAAGATAGTAATCACGGAGACGTAGACATGAGGTTATCTACTACAAGTCAATCGATCCAAagtgttgttgctgttgcatCTAATATGCCAAGCAACCAAATTGGTCCTTTTCAAGCAAAGAGAAGATGTAGAGATTTTGATG agaaagGATATTGTATGAGAGGAGATCTTTGTCCTTATGATCATGGTACTGATCCTGTTGTATTGGAGGACGTTGCTCTAAGTCGTGTTTTGACTTTTGGACCACATAGTCATCAAGCTCCAGGTACAGTACCGGTAACAGCAGTACCTGATCCACCTCCAGGTCCCAATGGCAATGCACCGCCACCACACCTTCCGCTCGCAAGTCTGCCACCACCGCACTTACGAAATCAACATCATTCTAATATGG ATGCATTTGCAGAATACAATCCAGATGCCCCTAGTATGGAACCAAGAATGCCATGGGGTAGACATCCACAAACTGGATCTGGACTTTATGGAAGAGGTCAAAGGGAATTGATTAGTGTACCAGTAATTCCTCACACAAATTCGACAGAAATAACACATAGTCAAGCAAATCCATTGAAACGGAAACAAGCATTTGATTTTAATCGTCTTGGACCAAAACAAAGAGCAGTGCACAATCCAGCTAACTGTTCTTTAGAATTAAAGAAAGTTCCACGAAGTTTAAACAATATAACACAATTGAATAATCACTTTTCCAAATTtggaaaaattgtaaatattcaaGTTAATTTTGGAGGTGATCCAGAAGCAGCTTTGGTTACTTTTCAGTTACCTACAGAAGCTAAGGCTGCATACAGAAGCACTGAAGCTGTGTTgaataatagatttataaaaGTGTTTTGgcataacataaataataattcagttAGTGGAGCTATAGAAAATGTACCACCAG GTTGCCGTCCTTccgtaaaagaaagattagGTGCTGCTCTAAATTTGCCAGCAAAATCGGAGGAAAATGAGTATGTGCCCACGCGTCGCTCGTCGGATGAACAAAATACACAGAATGTGATTCCAACATCACCAAAAGCGGCAGCAGTTCCTACACGAGAAGAAAAGGTTTTAGCAATAAAAAAGACGCAGGAGATACTGGCAGCTaaagaaacattaaagaaaaagcaggAAGAAAAACGTAAAGAAGCTATAAAATTAACTGCTGatttaaggaaaagaaagcaagaactTTTAGACAAACATCTTGTAGAAATTAGAGTTCTAATAGATAAAGCGGAGAAGAATCCAGAACAGAAGGATGCAATTATGGCAACAATTAAAACTATGCAACAATCCATTGACAATTTACGTAAAGATTTAGCTGCAAATGGACAAATTTGTGGAAATAAATCGCAGATAAAATCCAAAGAACAAACTCAAAAGGAGATTTTAGATGCTGAGCTAGATTTAATGACTGCTCAGCAGGAAGGTCAAGATGCAGGGGAATTGCAAAAGAGATTAAATGAATTACGAGCTCAAGCTGCTGCATTAGGTTTACATGCGAGTCCAGGTGTAGGTAGAGGTGCGAGATCTAGTAGAATTATACGAGGAACTCATGCAGTTTCGTATAGGGGTCGTGGAAGAGGAAGTTACGCTCACGTTTCAGTAGATCACAGACCGACGAGTCTTCTAGTCTCAGGTTACGAAACGGAGGAAAAATCAGATGTTCTAGCACATTTTCAA CAATTTGGAGAAATAGTGAACCAAATTATAGACGATACAACACCATCTATTGTAATCAATTATAAATCCAGAAAAGAAGCCGAAGTTGCAATGTTAAAAGGCCGTACCTTTCAAGATAGATTATTATCTATAACCTGGGTGTCCGGACATCACTTACATCGCGGTGGAAGtggaaataatttgaattcaTCCGTACAACTTTCTGTACATTCTGAACAAGCACCGCCAACAACtgaagaagaaatcgatttaGAA GGAACAGCAGAAGCATTACTtcttgaagaaaatgaagaggaagaggaggaagatgGGGAACCACGCAGTTGGCGACGATAG
- the LOC122636136 gene encoding septin-2, producing MASLELERGKLDSSIRNLKLSGHVGFDSLPDQLVNKSVQNGFVFNILCIGETGLGKSTLMDSLFNTSFESTPSPHNLASVKLKAHTYELQESNVKLKLTIVDTVGYGDQINKEDSFKTVVDYIDAQFEAYLQEELKIKRSLSTYHDSRIHVCLYFICPTGHGLKSIDLVCMKKLDTKVNIIPIIAKADTISKTELQKFKSKIISELQNNGVHIYQFPTDDESVADVNSSMNAHVPFAVVGSTDFVRVGNKMMRSRQYPWGTVQVENESHCDFVKLREMLIRTNMEDMREKTHCRHYELYRKRRLEQMGFSDVDSDNKPVSFQQTCEAKRSIHLQELQQKEDEMRQMFVARVKEKEAELKEAEKELHNKFDKLKKDHTEEKKKLEESRKKLEDDILEFNRRKTQFAQQPQHHTLTLGKSKKK from the exons ATGGCGAGTTTAGAGCTCGAACGAGGAAAG TTGGACTCTTCTATACGCAATTTGAAGCTCTCAGGTCATGTAGGTTTTGACAGTCTTCCAGATCAATTAGTAAATAAATCAGTTCAAAATggatttgtatttaatatactttgtattg gtGAAACTGGTCTAGGTAAATCGACTCTTATggattcattatttaataccAGCTTTGAATCTACTCCAAGTCCACATAATCTAGCATCTGTAAAATTGAAAGCACATACCTACGAATTACAAGAAAGTAATGTTAAACTTAAACTTACCATTGTTGATACAGTTGGATATGGGGATCAAATTAATAAGGAAGATAGCTTTAAAACAGTTGTTGATTACATAGATGCACAATTTGAAGCTTATTTGCAAGAAGAATTGAAAATCAAACGCTCTTTATCAACTTATCATGATAGTCGTATCCATGTTtgtctttatttcatttgtccAACAGGTCATgg GCTTAAGTCAATTGATCTTGTATGTATGAAAAAGCTGGATACAAAAGTTAACATTATTCCAATTATTGCTAAAGCTGATACAATATCAAAAACTGAACTGCAAAAGTTTAag AGTAAAATTATCTCAGAATTGCAAAATAATGGAGttcatatatatcaatttccAACAGATGATGAGAGTGTAGCTGATGTGAATTCTAGTATGAATGCACATGTACCTTTCGCAGTAGTTGGTAGTACTGATTTTGTACGAGTTGGAAACAAAATGATGCGCTCACGTCAATATCCTTGGGGTACAGTTCAag tgGAAAATGAATCTCATTGTGACTTTGTAAAGTTACGTGAAATGCTCATTAGGACGAATATGGAAGACATGCGTGAAAAAACCCATTGTCGTCATTATGAATTGTACCGTAAGAGAAGATTAGAGCAg ATGGGATTCAGTGATGTTGATAGTGATAACAAACCTGTAAGTTTCCAACAAACTTGTGAAGCAAAAAGATCTATTCATTTACAAGAAttacaacaaaaagaagatgaaatgaGACAGATGTTTGTTgcaagagtgaaagaaaaagaagctgaACTTAAAGAAGCTGAAAAAGAG CTCcacaataaatttgataaattgaaaaaagatcatacggaagaaaaaaagaaattggaagaAAGTCGGAAAAAACTTGAAGATGATATCTTAGAGTTTAATAGGCGCAAGACGCAATTTGCTCAACAACCACAGCATCATACGCTTACATTAgggaaaagtaagaaaaagtaa
- the LOC122636140 gene encoding proliferation-associated protein 2G4: protein MADKEEPEKTIAEDLVVTKYKMAGEIVNRVLKQVLDKCIVGASVREICEYGDTLLTEETSKVFKKEKELKKGIAFPTCISVNNCICHFSPIASEPDLILKDEDMVKVDLGAHIDGFIAVVAHTIVIGSSTERKVTGRKADAVLAAHYASQAALRLLKPGTETYTITGTVEKICDAYKCKPIEGMLSHQLKQFKIDGEKTIIQNPNDAQKKEHEKFTLETHEVYAMDVLVSTGEGIGREQDTRVTIYKKTEETYQLKLKASRMFYSEVSNKHGLMPFNLRTFEDEKKAKMAVLECVNHRLIEPFQVLYEKPNEYAAQFKFTVLLMPNGPHKITGIPFDLDIYQSDCVVEDPELKSLLYTSANPKSAKKKKKKAEKAVGEVAMEVDAKA, encoded by the exons ATGGCGGACAAGGAAGAGCCTGAGAAGACCATTGCCGAAGACTTGGTCGTTACCAAGTATAAAATGGCTGGCGAGATAGTAAATC GTGTACTGAAACAAGTTTTAGACAAATGTATTGTTGGAGCATCTGTGAGAGAGATATGTGAATATGGAGATACGCTTTTAACAGAAGAAACTAGTAAAGtttttaagaaagagaaggaacttAAGAAAGGAATTGCTTTCCCAACCTGCATATCAGTTAACAACTGTATTTGTCACTTTTCTCCTATTGCAAGTGAACCGGATCTAATACTCAAAGATGAAGATATGGTTAAAGT tGATCTTGGAGCACACATTGATGGCTTTATAGCAGTTGTGGCACACACTATAGTTATAGGCTCTTCGACGGAACGCAAAGTTACAGGTAGAAAAGCTGATGCAGTTTTAGCTGCACATTATGCATCTCAAGCTGCGCTAAGACTTTTAAAGCCTGGAACAGAG ACATACACGATAACGGGAACAgtagaaaaaatttgtgatGCATATAAGTGTAAACCAATTGAAGGAATGTTGAGTCATCAATTGAAACAATTCAAGATAGACGGAGAAAAAACTATAATACAAAATCCAAATGATGCgcaaaaaaaggaacatgAGAAGTTCACGCTTGAAACCCATgaa gTGTATGCAATGGATGTACTTGTTAGTACAGGTGAAGGTATTGGACGAGAGCAAGACACTCGtgttactatatataaaaaaactgAAGAAACATATCAGCTTAAGCTGAAAGCATCTCGCATGTTTTATTCAGAAGTTTCCAACAAACATGGACTAATGCCTTTTAATCTACGTACCtttgaagatgaaaagaaagcaaagatgGCAGTTCTTGAATGTGTTAATCACAGGTTGATTGAACCATTTCAA gTGTTATATGAAAAACCAAATGAATATGCTGCACAATTTAAGTTTACGGTATTATTGATGCCTAATGGGCCACATAAAATTACTGGTATTCCTTTTGATCTTGACATTTATCAGTCAGACTGCGTAGTAGAAGATCCAGAATTGAAG AGTCTTTTATATACTTCTGCAAATCCAAAATctgcgaagaaaaagaaaaagaaggccGAGAAAGCTGTAGGGGAAGTAGCAATGGAAGTTGACGCTAAGGCCTAA
- the LOC122636139 gene encoding NEDD8-activating enzyme E1 catalytic subunit yields the protein MGSDHTHRRWSNLRKILERSGPFCRPDFEPSSETLQFLLENCKILVIGAGGLGCELLKDLALMGFRQIHVIDMDTIELSNLNRQFLFRHKDIGSSKAEVAARYINSRISGCNVVPHCCKIQMKDEAFYRQFHIVICGLDSIVARRWINGMLLSLLVYEDGELDRSSIVPMIDGGTEGFKGNARVILPGLTACIECTLDLYPPQITYPLCTIANTPRLPEHCIEYVKVIQWPKENPFESIIDGDDPQHINWIYEKSSERAAQFGIQGLTYRLVQGVVKNIIPAVASTNATIAATCATEAFKLASSCSASLNNYMVLNDLDGIYTYTYEAERKRDCVACSQLAKEIVITDSKFKLKDLIELLCNKPDLQMKNPGLTANIEGKNKTLYIQAVSSIEEKTRENLSKTLIDLGLKDGNEINVADSTTPNAIVIRLKFLF from the exons atggGTTCTGATCATACACATAGACGATGGagtaatttaagaaaaattttggaaAGATCTGGACCGTTTTGTAGACCAGATTTTGAACCATCTTCTGAAACATTACagtttcttttagaaaattgtaaaatacttGTAATAGGTGCTGGTGGTCTTGGTTGTGAATTATTAAAGGATCTTGCCTTAATGGGTTTTAGACAAATTCATGTGATTGATATGGATACTATTGAATTATCTAATCTTAATAG aCAATTCCTGTTTCGTCATAAAGATATTGGCTCTTCGAAAGCTGAAGTAGCTgcaagatatataaattctagaATCTCTGGGTGCAATGTAGTTCCGCATTGTTGCaaaatacaaatgaaagaTGAAGCATTTTACAGGCAATTTCATATTGTCATTTGTGGTTTAGATTCTATTGTTGCAAGAAGATGGATCAATGGTATGCTGTTATCTCTTTTAGTTTATGAAGATGGTGAATTAGATCGTTCAAGCATTGTACCTATGATTGATGGAGGAACTGAAGGTTTTAAAGGAAATGCAAGAGTTATATTACCTGGATTAACAGCTTGCATTGAGTGTACATTAGATCTATATCCACCACAA ATTACATACCCACTGTGCACAATAGCTAATACACCACGTTTACCAGAACATTGTATAGAATATGTTAAAGTAATACAATGGCCAAAAGAAAATCCATTTGAGTCTATAATAGATGGCGACGATCCACAACATATAAATTGGATATATGAAAAATCTAGTGAAAGAGCAGCTCAGTTTGGTATACAGGGTTTAACATATAGACTCGTTCAAGGTGTCGTAAAAAACATTATACCTGCTGTAGCATCTACGAACGCAACAATTGCTGCAACTTGTGCAACTGAAGCATTTAAGCTTGCTAGTAGTTGTAGTGCAtccttaaataattatatg gTACTTAATGATCTGGATggaatttatacatatacttatgaagcagaaagaaaaagagactgtGTGGCGTGCAGTCAACTAGCAAAGGAAATAGTAATTACAGATTCTAAATTCAAATTGAAAGATTTAATAGAACTGCTATGTAACAAACCTGatttacaaatgaaaaatccTGGTCTTACTGCCAATATTGAgggtaaaaataaaactttatacATACAAGCAGTTTCAAGTATTGAAGAAAAAACCCGTGAGAATTTGTCTAAAACATTAATAGATCTTGGACTAAAAGATggcaatgaaataaatgttgCTGATAGCACAACACCAAATGCAATTGTAATACGactgaaatttttattttaa